One part of the Cherax quadricarinatus isolate ZL_2023a unplaced genomic scaffold, ASM3850222v1 Contig257, whole genome shotgun sequence genome encodes these proteins:
- the Sf3b5 gene encoding splicing factor 3B subunit 5: MGDRYNIHSQLEHLQSKYIGTGHADTAQFEWCVNQQRDTYASYMGHFDMLNMIAIGENETKARVRFNMMEKMVQPCGPPPEKNED; the protein is encoded by the exons ATGGGTGATCGTTATAATATTCACTCCCAACTAGAGCACTTGCAGTCTAAATACATTGGCACAG GTCATGCAGATACTGCGCAGTTTGAATGGTGTGTCAATCAACAGCGTGACACATACGCATCTTACATGGGCCACTTTGACATGCTGAATATGATTGCAATAGGAGAAAATGAAACAAAAGCTCGTGTTCGCTTCAACATGATGGAAAAAATGGTGCAGCCCTGTGGACCACCACCTGAGAAGAATGAAGATTAA